From the genome of Danio aesculapii chromosome 16, fDanAes4.1, whole genome shotgun sequence, one region includes:
- the fbl gene encoding rRNA 2'-O-methyltransferase fibrillarin, which translates to MRPGFSPRGGGGRGGFGGRGGFGGRGGGDRGGRGGFRGGRGGFGGGFKSPGGEGGFRGRGGGRGTPRGRGGGRGGGRGGFRGGAKVTVEPHRHEGVFICRGKEDALVTKNMVIGESVYGEKRINVEEGETKIEYRAWNPFRSKLAAAILGGIDQIHIKPGVKVMYLGAASGTTVSHVSDIVGPEGLVYAVEFSHRSGRDLLNVAKKRTNIIPIIEDARHPHKYRMLVGMVDVIFADVAQPDQTRIVALNAHNFLKNGGHFVISIKANCIDSTAAPEAVFASEVKKMSAENMKPQEQLTLEPYERDHAVVVGIYRPTPKAKK; encoded by the exons atgagGCCAG GATTCAGCCCGAGGGGAGGTGGTGGTCGAGGAGGATTTGGAGGACGAGGTGGATTTGGAGGACGAGGTGGAGGAGACCGTGGAGGAAGAGGAGGATTTCGAGGAGGCAGAGGTGGTTTTG GTGGAGGGTTCAAGTCTCCGGGAGGTGAAGGTGGTTTCCGTGGCCGAGGTGGAGGCCGTGGCACTCCTAGAGGACGGGGAGGAGGAAGAGGGGGAGGACGAGGAGGCTTCAGAGGAGGAGCCAAGGTGACCGTAGAGCCCCATAGACATGAAG GAGTTTTTATCTGCCGTGGTAAGGAGGACGCCCTGGTCACAAAAAACATGGTGATTGGAGAGTCTGTGTACGGAGAGAAGAGGATAAATGTTGAG GAAGGAGAAACTAAGATTGAGTACAGAGCGTGGAATCCTTTCAGGTCAAAGTTGGCCGCTGCCATTTTAGGAGGTATTGACCAGATCCACATCAAGCCAGGAGTAAAGGTCATGTACCTGGGAGCCGCTTCAGGAACTACTGTATCCCATGTTTCTGACATTGTTGGACCG GAAGGATTGGTGTACGCTGTTGAGTTCTCACACAGATCGGGCAGAGACTTGCTAAATGTAGCGAAAAAGAGAACCAATATTATTCCCATCATTGAAGACGCCCGGCACCCGCACAAGTACCGCATGCTTGTCG GAATGGTGGACGTCATCTTTGCTGATGTTGCTCAGCCTGACCAAACCAGAATTGTCGCCCTCAATGCACACAATTTTCTGAAGAACGGAGGCCATTTTGTCATTTCAATTAAG GCGAACTGTATTGACTCCACAGCTGCTCCAGAAGCAGTGTTTGCGTCCGAGGTGAAGAAGATGAGTGCAGAGAACATGAAGCCTCAGGAGCAGCTCACACTGGAGCCGTATGAGAGAGATCACGCTGTCGTTGTCGGAATCTACAG ACCAACACCCAAGGCGAAGAAATAA